In the Camarhynchus parvulus chromosome 25, STF_HiC, whole genome shotgun sequence genome, aggggacaccgggagtATCGAGGGGAATCACGGGGGGACACCGGGCGGGACCGGGGAACACCGGGGGGTGACAGGGAACACCGAGGGGACCCCGGGAGTATCGAGGGGACtcacggggacaccggggggtGATAGGGGACATCAAAGGGGGACATCGCGGGGATTGAAGGACACCGGGAGGGACCggggggggggacaccgggaggatggaggaggacaccgggggacaccgggggacatgggggtggTCTGGGAGGAGGAATAGAGCAGCGGGAGGACACCGGAGCGACACCGCGTGAGGAAAACCGGGAGGGATTTGAGACAGCGGGAGAGCACCGAGAAGGAACGGAAGCACGGCCAGGCGGGAACCGTGAGGCGGGGAGCGCCACGCACGCACCTGGATGAGCGCCCGGTACTCCTCTCGCAGCCGCTCGGCCCAGCCCTCGCGgtcccgcggccccgccggtgCCCGCAGCAGCGGCAGCTCCGCCaccgcccgccgcgccgccgcgtCCGCCATGGCCGAGCCCCGCCATGCCGCGCCGCCGGAAGTGACGTAACGCCGCCACACGGGCACGGCGCCGCCATCTTCCCTACGGGAGTGGCGGGCGCGGTGACGTCACCGACGCCATCTTAGGTGAGGGCACGCCCGACGCGTGAGGCGCCGCCGCCATCTTTAGTGatggcagagaggagagggggaggtGGGCGGGGCTTGGATGAGGGGGCGGTGCCCACATCCCAGGGACCGCCCCCTCCTCAGGGACCCCCCTCAAACAGCGACGGGGACCCTAAAACAGTCCCAGGGACCCCTCACAGTGACAGGGACCGCCCCCTCCTCAGGGACCCCCCCTCAAACAGCGACGGGGCCTCCCCGACAGGCTCAGGGACACCCCCCGTACAACCGGGACCCCCCTCAAAACCCCAGGGACCTCCCCAACGTTCCCCCCAGCCCGAATTACACCCACACTCCTGGGAgtgccccccccagccccactgacaccccccagccccaattccaaGGACGCAGCGCGGGGTTCAGGGTTTTATTTGGGGTTCTGTGAtgggctcagggctctgggttggatttggggggggtctcagggtACCAGGATGGGCTCAGGGCTGAGTTGGGgtctcagggctgtgtccaggcCCATCCTGGGGGTCTCGGGGCTGTATTTGGGGTCCGTGTGGGGGGGTCTCAGGAGGACTTGAGGCTGTTTTGGGGTCTTTGTGGGGGTCTCGGGGCCATAGTGGGGTCCATGTGGGAATCTCGGGGCTGTATTGGGGTCTGtgtgggggtctcagggggtgTCGGGGCTGTGTCCGGGCCCATCCTGGGGGTCTCGGGGCTCAGTCCAGGTCCAtgtgggggtctcaggggggtctgggggctctcaGGGGCTCTCGGGGCTCTCCCCCGGCCCCTCGGCCCGGCCCAGCCGCAGCAGGGATGAGAACAGCCCCAGCACGTTGTTCTGCAGCTCCCGGGCCAGCGGCTCCAGCTGCTTGTTAGCGCGCTCCAGGTACAGCctgggggggaaagggggacaccgggggggtcaccggggctggggaggggtcccgagGAGAGGAGGGGTCCCGGGCAGGGGGAGGATCACAGGGAGGGGTCCCAGGAAGGAAAGGGACGGGTCCCgagtggggaggggtcccgggaGGGGTCATGGGGAGGGATTCGGAATGGGGAGGGGTCCAGGgtaggggagggaggggaggatcCCGAGAGGGGTCCCAGAaaggggaggggtccctggtggggaggggtcccgggaGGGGTCGGGGGGGTGGTCCTgaggggggagggaaaggggagggtCCCgagtggggaggggtcccggggaaggagggcaggggtCGTGGGAGGGGTCCCGAGCAGGGGCGGGGTCCCgagtggggaggggtcccggggagggagggaaaggggagggtCCCgagtggggaggggtcccgagTGGGTTTTGGAATGGGGAAGGGTCCCAAGTAGGGAGGGGCCCGGGAAGGGGTCCCgggaagggagggcagggtTCCggaatggggaggggtcccgggcAGGGGTCTCGCCCCCCGTACCCGGCCTGTGCGCGCAGCTCCTCGGGCCGCAGCTGCGGGGGCAGCTCTCGGCTCACCAGCTCgctcaggctctgcagctgccgGCTCAGGAAATCCGCGCCCCCCGCGGGCTCCTCCGCAGCCTCCGGGGCCTCTCCCGGCCCGGCTCGCCCGGCCAgcgcggccccggggcgggcggcggccagcaggagcagcagggccagcaccgGCAGCCGCATggctgcggggacacggcggggacaccggggcgTAGGTGGCACTTGTGTCCCCGCGGAGactgccagccccatcccattcctgccccatAGAAACTTCCAGCCCCATAGAACCTTCCAACCCCATAGAAacttccagccccatcccatggatcccatcccattcctgccccatAGAAAccttccagccccatcccactccATCCCGACCCCATAAAAACTTCCAACCCCATAAAAacttccagccccatcccatggatcccatcccatcccattcctgccccatAAAAACTTCCAACCCCATAGAAccttccagccccatcccactccATCCCGACCCCATAAAAACTTCCAGCCCCATTCtattgatcccatcccattccagccccatAGAAccttccagctccatcccataaatcccaccCCATCCTATTCCTGCCCCATAAAAACTTCCAACCCCACAGAGACTTCCAGCCCCgtcccaccccattcccaccccacagccccgacccagccccacatccctggcccgctgtccccacccagccccacgCTCTGCTCCCCCCTtatcccaccccaaaaaaacccccagccccaaatcccaatcctggccccaaaccccaatcctgATCCTACtccccaatcccaaccccaaatcccaatcccgatcccaaatccctgtcccTACCCCAcaccccaatcccagccccaaattccaatccctgtccccaatccctgtctctgtcccaaatcccaatcctgatcccacaccccaatcctgatcccaaatcccaatccctgtccccgtccctgtcccagtcccaaccccaaatcccaatctTGGCCCCAcaccccaatccctgtcccctctccctgtccctgtccccagtccccatccccctccctgtccctgtcccctcctgtccctcctgtcccctcacctTTCAGGTCCCgctgcagttttggggtctcccctcCCCCGGCCCCGTTTTTATCCCGATCCCGCCCCCCCCGGGCAAACACGGCGGGGCCGAGGGGCAGCGCGGGGgggccctgtcccctcctgtcccctcctgtccccaagggccgAAGGTTGTCGCCCGCGGTGTCACCGACCCCCGGCCGGGCTGGGGACACGCGGGCAAAGGGCGGGGGGGTGGCGCTGGCGACAAAAGGTCGCATTCCCCCCGGTCACTgcggggatggggacagggcaggggacacGAGGGGGGTGGcgcggggaggggacagtggggtgaTGGcgacagaggggacacagggacgggACAGcgaggtggggaggggacatgggggggagGGTCTAGATTTGGGGACagcggggatttggggacacgagggggacagcagggatttggggacacgCGCGGGACAGGGCACGAGGGTGAcagcaggggtttggggacagcaggaactTGGGGACAcgcaggatttggggacacgcggggatttgggaacagcggggatttggggacagcggggatttggggacacgAGCGGGACAGGAGGGTGGCGCGGAACGCGCCCGCCACGGAACGTCTCCGCTCGAGGTCCGGGTTGCCGGAGGGGTCGCATtccggcgcggccccgccctcCCCGCTCAGCCAATGGGCGGCGCGCGTTGCCCGCagccaagatggcggcggcgccCCCCGTGAAGGCGCTCCGGGCGGCGCCGCCCGCGAtggcggcggccggcgggggCCCGTGAGGGGCCATGGGCAACGCCGAgggccgggccccgcgccgGGCCCAGCCCCGCGGCAACCCCGGCAGCTTCGATGAGCTGCACCGGCTCTGCAAAGGTGCGCCCGCCCGCGGGGAACGGGGGAGCGGGCAGcgagcggggacagcggggctgaAGGGACAGCGGGGGtggcagctgtgtcccctggggGGCTGGCGCGGAGGTGTCGGTGCTGTCCCCAAaacggggctggggctgtcaccTGGGGGATGACAGCCATGCCTAGGGGTGGCAGCCGCGTCCCCAGGGGTGACAGCCGTGTCCCCCCAGAGGTGTTCCCGCCGCAGATGGAGGGCGTGAAGCTGATCGTCACCAAGACCCTGAGCAGCCACTTCCAGGTGgggcaggggacacctggggacacccggggtgtcccccccgcgctgtccctgtccctgtgaccgcgctgtccccgcaggtgaCACACACGGTGCACATGAGCACCCTGGGCCCCTCCGGGTACCGCTTCAACGCCACCTTCGTGGGGGACCGCCAGCTGGGGCCCACCGAGGTGACAGCGCGGGTGCCACCGGCCTGGGGGGGTGGCAGCGGGGTTGTCACAGGGGGTGTCACCTGTTCTGGAGCCTCCTGGTCACCCCCAGGCCACCAACGGGTCATTGTGGCCATCTGTGCCCCAAGGGTGGTTGGTGGCCTTGGGGTCCCAGGTGACCCTGGGGTCATTAATGGCCTTGGGGTCCTTGGTGGCCCTGGGTGGTCCCAGGTGGCCCTGGGCTCCTTGGTGGCCTCACCATGGCCACAATGCCacagcctgggggtgctggcacgtcccagccagccccaggccagAGCCAGGGGTGCTTGGAGGTGgccctgtggctgtccctgtgtccccctgtcctcctgtcacctgtcccctgtcccacgccgtgctgtccccaggtgtccccaggtgttcccctgtccctgtgtccccatcccctgtccctgtccccatcccttgtccctgtccctgtccccatcccctgtccctgtccctgtccccatcccctgtccccgtccccatccctgccctgtcccatgcctgtccccatccccctgtcccatcccctgtccctgtccccatcccctgtccctgtccccgtccccatcccctgtccccgtccccatcccctgtccctgtccccatcccctgtccctgtgcccatcccctgtccctgtccccatcccctgtccctgtgcccatcccctgtccccaggtgttcCCCACGCTGCTCGGGGACATGGACAGCAGTGGCAGCCTCAATGCCCAGGCCCTGCACCTGCTGGGTGACCACCTCCGTGCCAAGGCCGTGTTCCAGGTGAGCCGGGGGTGCCACACCCGCGCCAGCCCCTCCCCGCCCGTCCCCCCGGTGCCACCActgcctctgtccctgtccccagacgCACCAGGCCAAGTTTGTGACGTGGCAGTTCGACGGCGAGTACCGGGGCGAGGACTGCACGGCCACGCTCACCCTGGGCAACCCCGACCTGCTGGGCGGCTCCGGTGAGCGCCCGGTGCCGTCTGAGCCCGGGACACGGCTCAGACTgtgcccggccctgccccggggACACCggcctggccctggggacaccggccccgccccggggaCACTGCCCTGGACACGGCCGACATCGGGGACACGGCTCAGActgtgcctggccctgccccgGGGACACCggcctggccctggggacaccgcCCTGGACACGCCCGGCATCGGGGACATGGCTCAGACTGTGCCCGGCCCCGGGGACACCGGCCCGGCCCCGTCCCGGGGACACCGCCCCAGTCCCGCCTtagccccggcccggccctgctcAGCCCCGCCCTGGCCCCACCCCGGTCCCGCCCCAGGGACAccgccctgtccctgcccctggggaCACCGCCCCGACCCCGCCCCCCTCGGCCCCACCCCAGGGCCACCTCCCTGTCCCGGCCCCGGGGACGCCGCCCCAGCCCGGGGACCCGTCTGAGGCggccgcgctgtccccgctgtccccgcagtgATCGTGGTGGCACATTTCCTGCAGAGCGTCACCGCCCGCCTGGTGCTGGGCGGGGAGCTCGTGTACCACCGGCGGCCCGGGGAGGAGGGAGCCATCCTCACCCTGGCCGGGAAGTACTCGGgtagggacacctggggacaccgggggacagcaggggacagctggagatagctggggacagctggagaTAGCTGGGgatgcctggggacagctggggataGCAGGggacagatggggacagacGGACTGATGGGGACAGATGGGGACAGATGGGGATAGCAGGGGACAGATGGGACTgatgggacacctgggacagctggggatacctggggacagctggggacatgtCAGGGACATCTCAGGAAACCTGGGGATGTCTTGCGGATGCCTGGGGGGACACTCGGGGATGCCTTGGGGACACCTCGGGAGGCCTCAGGAACACCTctgggacaccttggggacacctgggaacACTTGGGGAGAccttgggcacacctggggatgcctggggacatctggggacatctcagggacacctgggggaaCCTGGAGATGcctcagcagggacaccttAGGGACACCTTGGAGACCCCTGGGGATGtcttggggacaccttggggacacctggggatgtcttggggacaccttggggacacctggggacgcTGTCTCTCTGTTGCAGCCCCGAACTGGGTGACAACGCTCAACGTGGGCTACGGGGGGGCCCACGCCAGCTACTACCACCGGGCCAACGAGCAGGTGcgtgtccccagatgtcccccaCAGTGTCTCCAAATGtcccccacagtgtccccactgtccccgctgtccccgcaggtgcAGGTGGGTGTGGAGCTGGAGGCCAACACGCGTTTGCAGGAGAGCACCTTCACCTTCGGCTACCAGCTCACCCTGCCCGGGGCCAACGCCGTCTTCAGAGGTGggcactgtcccctgtccccttcAGTGTCCCCTCCCGCCGCCACTGTCACCGGCCGGTGGCGCTcaggtgtccccgtgtccccgcagggcTCCTGGACAGCAATTGGAGCGTGGGGGGGGTCCTGGAGAAGAAGCTGCCCCCCCTGCCCGTGACGCTGGCCCTGGGAGCCTTCCTGAACCACTGCAGGAGCCGCTTCCACTGCGGCTTCTGCGTCACCGTGGGATGAGCCACGGGGAcgggacagaggggacagtggggacagcagggacaggacaatggggacagcagggacaggacagcagggacagcagggacaggacggcagagacagcagggacagcagggacaggacagaggggacagcggggacagcagggacaggacagtgGGGGCAGGCCAGAGGggacaggacagcagggacaggacaatggggacaggacagaggggacagcagggacagcggggacagaacagtggggacagcagggacagcagggacaggacaatggggacaggacagcagggacagtgggggacagcagggacaggacagtggggacagcagggacagtggggacagcacagcagggacagtggagacagcaaggacaggacagtggggacagtgggaacAGGACAACAAGGAcagtgggacagcagggacagcggggacagcagggacaggacagcagggacacggggacagcgtGTGGTGGCACTGtcctgctcagggagctgccaggccgGGCCGTGCAGGTGccacagggacagtggggacacggCAGGCTGGGAACAGCGAGTGACAGTGCCAcgggggtgctgggggtccccgttgtccccagtgccacctcctgggGGTGGCTGCTGCCACTGGGGGTGGTCCCCGTTGTCCCCAGTGCCATGGCggccgtgcctcagtttccccgcgGTGGCACACCCGGGAGCCCGGATAAATAAAGGAGCTTTACTCTGTgcctggaggcagctgggggtGACACTTGGTGACCGGggggtggcacttggggaccgGGGGGTGGCACGGGGGGCCGTGCTCAGCTGATGATCTCGGAGAGCAGCGGCGTCATGGCCGACAGGTCCTGGATGTGCAGGATCTGCCGCGTGTTCTCCACCTTCAGCGTCTGCAGCTCcgtcagcagcagcagcagcttggcgTACAGGaaccttggggacacccagccGGCTGTGGTGGCCGTCGCCACCCCCTTGGGGACGCTGCCACGCCATCCCAAGGCTCACCTGCCCTCCTCGGGGGGGTGCTGGTGGTCGATGTAGCTCTTGAGGGCCAGCGCCACCTTCTCCTGGAACTGGTCGATGACCTCGCGCTGGGCGATGCCGGCGTGGTCTGGAGGGGCGTGGGGTGACCTCAGCGGGgccttggggacatcggggtgtccccgtgtgtccccagggtgggctCACCTGGCGAGAAGAGCAGCATGGCCTGGAGCAGCGCGTACTCGGCCTCGTGCAGCCGCAGGCGCCGCAGGCTCTCGTGGAACTTGAGCAGCGGCTCCAGGTACACCTGCTGGAACCCGGCTGGGGGAGGAGCCCAACACCCCCGCGTTGGGGCGGCAGCAGCTTCGGGATTGGTCCCCGCCCTGTCACCAAGTGCCACCTCCTCGGGCACCTCCGGGGTGGCGGCTCCGAACCGCCCCGGGCAGCTCGTCCAGggccttttcccttttcccggAGGAatttccccagatttcccccctgagcctcccctggcgCAGCTGGAGCTCTGTCCCCTTgagtccccagctgtccctggtgtccccagtgtccccagggccccgTCACGGATGGTGTCCCCgttgtccccattgtccccagtgtccccagtgtccccgcgGTACCCAGGGCCCTGTGGCGGAtggtgtccccattgtccctagctgtccccgttgtccccagtgtccccgttgtccccagtgtccccagtgtccccgcgGTACCCAGGGCCCCGTCGCGGATGGTGTAGCAGCGCTGCCCGCACTCCCAGGCCTTGGTTCTGGGGTTGAACACGGTGTTGTAGCGGATCTGGCAGATGCCCAGCGTGGCCCCTTTCAGCAGCGAGATCTGCGCCTCCAGCGGCAAACTCctgccaggggaggggacacggcgGCGACACGGTGACAGGGCAGCTGGTGGCACCCACCGCCGCCACCCCCGCGCCGTCCCCTCCGCACCTGAACACCGGGATCTCCTTGGCGAATTTGATCACCTGCTGGATCATGAACGTGCTCAGGTCCGCGAACTGCGGCAGCAGCGACAGCGCGTCCGGCAGCGCCTCCTCCTGCGGCGACAGCGACAGCGACATCCCcgcggccgcagccccgccAGCGGGGCTCGGCACCAGCAGGCGCACGGCGGGctggggacagcgaggggacagcgctggggacGCGTGGGGACGGGTGGGGAACCGTGGGGACAGTCAGGACAtctctggggacagccaggacatccctggggacagtcTGCGTACATGTGGGGGCAGTCAGGACATCTCTGGGGACAGTCAGGACATctttggggacagctggggcaTGGTGGGGACAGTCAGGACATTTATGGGGACAGTCAGGAAAGCTTTGGGGACAGTCTGGGACATCTTTGGGGACAGTTGGGACATTGTGGGGACGGTTGGAGCATCTCTGGGGACAGTCAGGACATCTCTGAGGACAATCTGCGTACATGTGGGGACCGTCAGGACACTTTTGGGGACAGTCAGGACATCTTTGGGGACAGTCTGGGTACAcgtggggacagccaggactTTTTTGGGGACAGTTGGGGCATCGTGGGGACAGTGAGGACATCTTTAGGGACAGTTGGGGCACACATGGGGACAGTcaggacatttttggggacagtCAGGACATCTTTGGGGACAACCAGGACACCCACAGGGCACCTATGGGCATGGCTGGGACCCccgtggggacagtggggacaaccacagggacaggggtgtcCCATTGGGGACAGAGGGTCCCgtttggggacagggctgtgcccactCACCCAGGAGTGCATGAACTGCGAGAAGCTGGAGTCGAAGGTTCTCTGGTGGGCGCCGATGAGCAGCGCGATTAGCTCCTGCTGCTCGGCCGTCAGTCCCtcgtgtccccgctgtccccccggctgtccccgctgtgccccgggctgtcccctctgtccccgcagctcccgccgccgccgcagcgccTCCTCCGACATGATCACTGCCACCCCCGGGCCCGTGTCACCGCTGTCACCGCTGTCACCGCCGCCACAGGCGGGCACAGCGACTGGGGACAGCGATCGGGGTCCCCTCTGTGCCGCActccctgctgtcacctctgtcccctcccctgccaccccaccctgtcccttgtcccctccaGGTCCCCTTCatcccacccagctgctcccccgtgtcccccgtccctgtccccgctgtccccactgtccccctgtgtccccccagctcctccctgtctgctctgccccgtgtccccccagtgtgcccccggtgtccccgtgtcacTCACTGTCCCTCCTCATGCCCACGTCCAGGCACTTCTGCAGGCGGCAGGCCTGGCACTGTCGCCGCTTGGCCTTGGTGACAGCGCAGCGCCGCGCCAGGGGACACGTGAAACGGACCCCCTTGAGGATGGAGCgcctgcggggacacggggacactgccactgccaccgCGGGGACACGGCCACCAAGGGGACACTGCCACCAGGGGGATACTGCCACCAGGGggacactgccactgccaccgCGGGGACACGGCCACCAAGGGGACACTGCCACCAGGGggacactgccactgccaccgCGGGGACACGGCCAccaagggctggggacactgccccaAGGGGTGGGGACACGGCCACCAAGGGGACACTGCCACCGAAGGGACACGGCCACCAAGAggacactgccactgccaccaagGGGACACTGCCACCAGGGGGACACTGCCACCGAAGGGACACTGCCAccaagggctggggacactgccccaagggctggggacactgccactgccaccagggGGACACGGGCAGTGCCACCAAGGGGTGAGGACACTGTCACCAAGGGGACACGGCCACTGCCACCGCGTGTCCccatgggcagggctgtcccaaGCTCGGGCTGCCAGCGGCTGTCCCGTCTTGTCACACGCTGTCCCCGTCCATGGGACCgtcctgtgccaccccctcccatcccagtccctcctgtcccctcctgtccccagatCCCATCTTGTCCCCTCGCCCTGACCCcatgtcccatcccatcccatcccactctgtccccagctgtccccacagcatccttgcagtgtccccagctgtccccagctgtccctgcgGTAtctctggctgtccctgctgtgtccccaggtgtcttCACAGTGTCCTCGTGGtatccccagctgtccccagagtgtccccagagtgtcccctcagtgtcccctcagtgtcccctcagtgtccctggctgtcctcACAGTctccccgcagtgtccccagtgtcctcagctgtccccgtggtgtccctgcggtgtccccaggtgtcccagcagtgtccccagggtcccaGCGGTGTcctcagctgtccccaggcgtccctgcagtgtccccacagtgtccctggctgtccccactgtgtcccctcagtgtccccacagtgtccttGTGGtatccccagctgtccccagctgtccccagagtgtccccagagtgtccccacatgtccctgcagtgtccccgcagcgtccccacagtgtccccagttgtccccagctgtccccacagtgtccccagttATCCCCGTCTGTCCTCACAGTCTCTccgcagtgtccccagtgtcctcagctgtccccgtggtgtccctacggtgtccccaggtgtccctgcagtgtccccaggtgtcctcggctgtccccacaatgtccccgggtgtccccgcagtgtccccgaCTGCCCCCACggtgtcccctgctgtccccgcggtgtccccaggtgtccccgcggtgtccccacCTGAAGAAGCCCTTGCAGCCCTCGCAGCTCAGCACGTGGAAGTGGTACCCGTTGGCCCTGTCCCCGCACACGGCGCACACTTTGTCCCCGTCGGGCTCCGTGtccccgggggggtcccgggctgtggggacacggggacacaggggTGACACACAGCCAGCACCGCCACTGGTGCCGTCCCCTCGAGGCCGCCTCGTGTCACCGTGTCCCGCGGTGCTGTCACCTACGTGAACCCGCCcgtccccgcggtgtcccctCCACCCGCGGTACCGCCACCCGCGTGTCCCTGTCGGTCCCTGcatgtcccctcctgtccctgagtgtccccaccAGCCCCAATATGTCCCCAGAGGGGACAAAGTGACCCTGCTGGTCCCCGAGTGTGCCCtcctgtccccgtgtgtccctgccagccccggtGTGTCCCCTTCattcccctcctgtcccctcctgtcccctcctgtcccctcctgtccccgagtgtcccctcctgtccccctgctGGCGGTACCTGAGCCGATGTCCCCCGGTGCGGTCGGTGACAGGGAATTGTCCCCTCGCAGTGAGGGGTCATCGGGTCCCTCAGTGTCGCCGGCGGTCCCCGCATGTCCCTGGCGGTCTCTGTGCGTCCCCTCCAttccctgagtgtcccctccggtccccggctgtccccgcGTGTCACCGGCGGTCCCAGGAAGGGCCGCGTGGAGTTTGAACCTTGAACTTGGGGCTGCGACAGGCGGGGACAgagcgcggggcggggggggacaggtggcacccggggtggcactgggggtggcaccCGGGCGGGACAAGCGGGGACAGGAGGGCGCGGGTACGACacggggacagacggacagacagacagccgcagaggggacagcggggcgcggaggggacagccaggatg is a window encoding:
- the TOMM40L gene encoding mitochondrial import receptor subunit TOM40B isoform X2, with protein sequence MGNAEGRAPRRAQPRGNPGSFDELHRLCKEVFPPQMEGVKLIVTKTLSSHFQVTHTVHMSTLGPSGYRFNATFVGDRQLGPTEVFPTLLGDMDSSGSLNAQALHLLGDHLRAKAVFQTHQAKFVTWQFDGEYRGEDCTATLTLGNPDLLGGSVIVVAHFLQSVTARLVLGGELVYHRRPGEEGAILTLAGKYSAPNWVTTLNVGYGGAHASYYHRANEQVQVGVELEANTRLQESTFTFGYQLTLPGANAVFRGVPVSPQGSWTAIGAWGGSWRRSCPPCP
- the NR1I3 gene encoding nuclear receptor subfamily 1 group I member 3 gives rise to the protein MEGTHRDRQGHAGTAGDTEGPDDPSLRGDNSLSPTAPGDIGSARDPPGDTEPDGDKVCAVCGDRANGYHFHVLSCEGCKGFFRRSILKGVRFTCPLARRCAVTKAKRRQCQACRLQKCLDVGMRRDMIMSEEALRRRRELRGQRGQPGAQRGQPGGQRGHEGLTAEQQELIALLIGAHQRTFDSSFSQFMHSWPAVRLLVPSPAGGAAAAGMSLSLSPQEEALPDALSLLPQFADLSTFMIQQVIKFAKEIPVFRSLPLEAQISLLKGATLGICQIRYNTVFNPRTKAWECGQRCYTIRDGALAGFQQVYLEPLLKFHESLRRLRLHEAEYALLQAMLLFSPDHAGIAQREVIDQFQEKVALALKSYIDHQHPPEEGRFLYAKLLLLLTELQTLKVENTRQILHIQDLSAMTPLLSEIIS
- the TOMM40L gene encoding mitochondrial import receptor subunit TOM40B isoform X1; the encoded protein is MGNAEGRAPRRAQPRGNPGSFDELHRLCKEVFPPQMEGVKLIVTKTLSSHFQVTHTVHMSTLGPSGYRFNATFVGDRQLGPTEVFPTLLGDMDSSGSLNAQALHLLGDHLRAKAVFQTHQAKFVTWQFDGEYRGEDCTATLTLGNPDLLGGSVIVVAHFLQSVTARLVLGGELVYHRRPGEEGAILTLAGKYSAPNWVTTLNVGYGGAHASYYHRANEQVQVGVELEANTRLQESTFTFGYQLTLPGANAVFRGLLDSNWSVGGVLEKKLPPLPVTLALGAFLNHCRSRFHCGFCVTVG